One window of the Mycobacterium sp. SVM_VP21 genome contains the following:
- a CDS encoding HAD-IB family hydrolase, with product MTAVPSDPIADVARTESGARIGAFFDLDGTLVSGFTATAHAGDRIRRRQARAGEVFGVVEAAVRYRLGRMQFERLLVRAAGYLRGETISELNAVGARLFADHIASRIYPHMHEIVRAHQQRGHTVVLSSSALTIHAEPVAQFLGIAQVLCNRFELDERGVLTGDIVKPVVWGAQKAATVQDFCAANGVDLTQSFFYADGDEDAALMALVGRPRPVNPRPRLAALAAEHGWPVLRITGRDRTDGRSLRRAADFGVAVLRAFSTR from the coding sequence ATGACCGCAGTACCGAGTGATCCGATCGCCGACGTCGCCCGGACCGAATCGGGCGCACGGATCGGGGCGTTCTTCGACTTGGACGGCACGTTGGTCTCTGGGTTCACCGCCACCGCACATGCCGGCGACCGGATCCGCCGGCGCCAGGCCCGCGCGGGTGAGGTGTTCGGCGTCGTCGAGGCCGCCGTGCGGTATCGCCTGGGGCGTATGCAATTCGAACGGTTGCTGGTGCGGGCGGCGGGCTACCTGCGCGGGGAGACCATCAGCGAACTCAACGCCGTCGGCGCACGACTGTTCGCCGATCACATCGCCAGCCGGATCTACCCGCACATGCACGAGATCGTGCGGGCGCATCAGCAACGCGGCCACACCGTCGTACTGAGCTCCTCGGCACTGACCATCCACGCCGAGCCGGTGGCCCAGTTCCTGGGTATCGCGCAGGTGCTGTGCAACCGCTTCGAGCTCGACGAGCGGGGCGTCCTCACCGGTGACATCGTCAAACCCGTGGTGTGGGGCGCGCAGAAGGCGGCCACCGTGCAGGATTTCTGCGCAGCTAACGGGGTCGACCTGACCCAGAGCTTCTTCTATGCCGATGGCGACGAGGATGCCGCGCTGATGGCGCTGGTGGGCCGTCCCCGGCCGGTCAATCCCCGGCCCCGACTGGCGGCGCTGGCCGCCGAACACGGGTGGCCGGTGCTGCGCATCACCGGCCGCGACCGCACCGACGGGCGATCGTTGCGACGCGCCGCCGATTTCGGGGTGGCGGTGCTGCGCGCCTTTTCCACTCGCTGA
- a CDS encoding nitronate monooxygenase family protein produces the protein MHTPLCDELGIEFPIFAFTHCRDVVVAVSKAGGFGVLGAVGFTPEQLEIELKWIDENIGDHPYGVDIVIPNKYEGMDSGQSAEELAESLRKLVPQQHLDFGKKLLADHGVPVEGADADSLQLLGWTEATATPQVEVALQHPKVTMIANALGTPPADMIKHIHEAGRKVAALCGSARQAQKHAAAGVDIIIAQGGEAGGHCGDVGSIVLWPEVVKAVAPVPVLAAGGIGSGQQIAAALALGAQGAWTGSQWLMVEESSNTEAQHAAYIKAGSRDTVRSRSFTGKPARMLRNDWTEAWEAPENPKPLGMPLQYMVSGMAVRATNKYPNESVDVAFNPVGQVVGQFTKVEKTATVIERWIQEYLEATGTLEALNEASGV, from the coding sequence ATGCACACTCCCCTCTGCGACGAACTCGGCATCGAGTTCCCGATCTTCGCCTTTACCCACTGTCGCGACGTTGTCGTCGCGGTGAGCAAGGCCGGCGGTTTCGGGGTGCTGGGCGCGGTGGGCTTCACGCCGGAGCAGCTCGAGATCGAGCTGAAGTGGATCGACGAGAACATCGGCGATCACCCGTACGGCGTGGACATCGTCATCCCGAACAAGTACGAGGGCATGGACTCCGGGCAGTCCGCCGAGGAACTCGCCGAATCGCTGCGCAAGCTGGTCCCCCAGCAGCACCTCGACTTCGGCAAGAAGCTCCTCGCCGACCACGGTGTGCCCGTCGAGGGCGCCGACGCCGACAGCCTGCAGCTGCTCGGCTGGACCGAGGCGACCGCCACCCCGCAGGTCGAGGTCGCGCTGCAGCACCCGAAGGTGACGATGATCGCCAACGCACTCGGGACTCCCCCGGCGGACATGATCAAGCACATCCACGAGGCGGGCCGCAAGGTCGCCGCGCTGTGCGGCTCCGCGCGGCAGGCCCAAAAGCACGCCGCAGCCGGCGTGGACATCATCATCGCCCAGGGCGGCGAAGCCGGCGGACACTGCGGCGACGTGGGCTCGATCGTGCTGTGGCCCGAGGTCGTCAAGGCGGTCGCACCGGTACCGGTGCTGGCGGCGGGCGGCATCGGCAGCGGCCAGCAGATCGCCGCGGCCCTCGCACTGGGGGCACAGGGCGCGTGGACCGGTTCGCAGTGGCTGATGGTCGAGGAGTCCTCGAACACCGAAGCCCAGCACGCGGCATACATCAAAGCCGGCAGCCGCGACACGGTGCGCAGCCGCTCCTTCACCGGCAAGCCGGCCCGGATGCTGCGCAACGACTGGACCGAGGCCTGGGAGGCTCCGGAGAACCCGAAGCCGCTGGGTATGCCGCTGCAGTACATGGTCTCCGGAATGGCCGTGCGTGCCACGAACAAGTACCCGAACGAGAGCGTCGACGTCGCGTTCAACCCGGTCGGCCAGGTCGTCGGCCAGTTCACCAAGGTAGAGAAGACCGCGACCGTCATCGAGCGGTGGATTCAGGAGTACCTTGAGGCCACCGGCACCCTGGAAGCCCTCAACGAGGCATCGGGCGTCTGA
- a CDS encoding DUF58 domain-containing protein, with protein sequence MDVVMHWRASPFAKAVATGAALALVLAVGASRWQLIAFAAPLLAVLCSLDSQRPVPGVRVHATPSVQRCFETESVELAVGATVSDADVVRVSLAVSAHPALSLEITGSTVSAGSRITVTAIAGRWGRYPIRATVSAVARGGLLVGTGTVDVAEVTVFPLAPPQSTPVPHSDLLDRVGTHLTRHPGRGVEYADIRAYVPGDPLRSVNWPVSARRGSLHVTQRLTDRGADVVVLIDAYPQPAGPATEATERSVLGAAQVVQTALRNGDRAGIVILGGRQPRWVGAEIGQRQFYRIVDAVLGAGDGVESTTGTLAPRAAVPAGALIIAFSTLLDTEFALALTDLRKRGHVVLAVDVLGGSPFENDLDPLVARIWTLQRSAMYRDMATIGVDVASWPYEQPLEQAMRVVTQRRRPAAVR encoded by the coding sequence ATGGATGTCGTCATGCATTGGCGGGCATCCCCATTCGCCAAGGCGGTGGCCACCGGTGCTGCGCTGGCCCTGGTGCTGGCCGTGGGTGCATCGCGCTGGCAGCTGATCGCGTTTGCTGCACCGTTGCTCGCCGTCTTGTGCTCGTTGGACAGCCAGCGACCCGTTCCGGGCGTGCGGGTGCATGCCACGCCGTCGGTGCAACGCTGCTTCGAGACCGAGTCGGTCGAATTGGCTGTCGGCGCAACGGTATCGGATGCCGATGTGGTTCGCGTGAGTCTGGCGGTGTCGGCGCATCCGGCGCTCAGTCTCGAGATCACGGGATCCACCGTCTCGGCCGGCAGCCGAATAACGGTCACTGCCATCGCCGGACGCTGGGGCCGGTATCCGATCCGTGCCACCGTGAGCGCCGTGGCCCGGGGTGGTCTGCTGGTCGGGACGGGAACTGTCGACGTCGCCGAGGTCACCGTGTTCCCACTGGCGCCGCCGCAGTCCACACCGGTCCCGCACAGCGACCTGCTCGATCGGGTCGGGACCCACCTGACCCGGCATCCGGGCCGCGGCGTGGAGTACGCCGACATTCGCGCCTACGTTCCCGGCGATCCGCTGCGCTCAGTGAATTGGCCGGTCAGCGCACGACGCGGGAGCCTGCATGTCACTCAGCGCCTGACCGATCGTGGTGCCGACGTAGTGGTGTTGATCGACGCCTACCCGCAGCCTGCCGGCCCGGCGACCGAGGCGACCGAACGGTCGGTACTCGGCGCGGCGCAGGTGGTGCAGACCGCGTTGCGCAATGGCGACCGTGCCGGCATCGTCATTCTCGGCGGCCGCCAGCCGCGGTGGGTCGGTGCGGAGATCGGGCAGCGCCAGTTCTATCGCATTGTCGATGCGGTTCTCGGTGCCGGCGACGGAGTCGAGTCGACCACCGGAACGCTGGCGCCCCGGGCCGCGGTCCCGGCGGGTGCGTTGATCATTGCGTTCTCCACGCTGCTGGATACCGAATTCGCGCTGGCGCTGACCGATCTGCGAAAACGGGGCCACGTGGTGCTCGCGGTCGACGTGCTGGGCGGCTCGCCATTCGAGAACGACCTGGATCCGTTGGTGGCCCGGATCTGGACGCTGCAGCGCAGTGCCATGTATCGCGACATGGCCACCATCGGCGTCGATGTCGCCTCCTGGCCGTACGAGCAGCCGCTGGAACAGGCGATGCGTGTGGTGACGCAGCGGCGCAGACCTGCGGCGGTGCGGTGA
- a CDS encoding MoxR family ATPase: MSGAAATTGARCTAVLDEIERAVVGKRSALTLILTTVLAGGHVLIEDLPGLGKTLIARSFAAALGLDFIRVQFTPDLLPADLLGTTVYDMSSGRFEFRRGPIFTNLVLADEINRTPPKTQAALLEAMAEGQVSIDGNTHRLPSPFIVLATDNPIEYEGTYPLPEAQLDRFAIRLRLGYLSEQGEAAMLRRRLDRGAALPTVRKVVDADDLVAMREAVEQVSVHDDVLRYVVSLATGTRRHPQVAVGASPRSELDLVQLARARALLLGRDYVIPEDVKALATSAIAHRITLRPEMWVRRVQGADVVEELLRRLPVPRTPEATPT; encoded by the coding sequence TTGTCCGGTGCGGCGGCCACCACCGGGGCACGCTGCACCGCGGTGCTCGACGAGATCGAACGGGCCGTGGTGGGCAAGCGGTCGGCGCTCACCCTGATTCTGACCACGGTGCTCGCCGGCGGGCACGTGCTCATCGAGGACTTGCCGGGCCTGGGCAAGACCTTGATCGCACGGTCGTTCGCCGCCGCGCTCGGACTGGACTTCATCCGCGTGCAGTTCACCCCCGACCTGCTGCCCGCCGACCTGCTCGGCACGACGGTCTACGACATGTCCTCGGGTCGTTTCGAGTTCCGGCGCGGGCCGATCTTCACCAACCTGGTGCTGGCCGACGAGATCAACCGGACGCCGCCCAAGACCCAGGCGGCCCTGCTGGAGGCGATGGCCGAAGGTCAGGTCAGCATCGACGGCAACACGCATCGGTTGCCGTCGCCGTTCATCGTGCTGGCTACCGACAACCCAATCGAGTACGAGGGGACCTATCCGCTGCCGGAGGCGCAACTGGACCGGTTCGCGATCAGGCTGCGCCTGGGTTATCTCTCGGAGCAGGGGGAGGCGGCGATGTTGCGCCGTCGCCTGGACCGCGGTGCCGCCCTACCGACGGTGCGCAAGGTGGTTGACGCCGACGATCTGGTGGCGATGCGTGAAGCGGTGGAACAGGTCAGTGTGCATGACGACGTGCTGCGCTACGTGGTGTCGCTGGCCACCGGAACCCGGCGCCATCCGCAGGTGGCTGTGGGGGCCAGCCCGCGGTCGGAACTCGATCTGGTCCAGCTCGCTCGGGCCCGCGCTCTGCTGCTGGGCCGCGACTACGTGATCCCCGAGGACGTCAAAGCGTTGGCCACGTCGGCGATCGCGCACCGGATCACGCTGCGGCCGGAGATGTGGGTGCGCCGAGTTCAGGGCGCGGATGTGGTGGAGGAGCTGCTGCGCCGGCTGCCGGTGCCGCGAACCCCGGAGGCGACACCGACGTGA
- a CDS encoding DUF4129 domain-containing protein: MAGSDRATVRVIALGVLLLAAGATTRGYLPGAAPEPRRPSAASTVEPIVLAALLAVSGTIIAVAVVHRARHQRARAGSIGQLSRTAGAGRGPVWRAVLIVAAALTLWLLTVLMLAKLGAGFRVELPADVPGTGEAPPSTAGAPAAPSGPASGASAYLLAVATLLLALLSTAVLAARVRRPHPAPPEAIVIPAMADEPDAGENLVRAAELGLARIVDPSREPRAAIIACYAVMERHLGAVPDVAPRAFDTPTEVLARAVEHHALPAANATRLVELFTEARFSAHLMTERDRADAITALRRVLDELRNPR; the protein is encoded by the coding sequence ATGGCCGGTAGCGACAGGGCGACCGTGCGAGTGATCGCCCTGGGAGTGCTGCTGCTCGCGGCCGGCGCAACGACGCGCGGATACCTACCCGGTGCCGCGCCCGAGCCACGCCGCCCGAGCGCCGCAAGCACCGTGGAACCGATTGTGTTGGCGGCGCTGTTGGCGGTGTCGGGCACGATCATCGCAGTCGCTGTCGTGCACCGGGCACGGCATCAACGTGCGAGGGCCGGCAGCATCGGCCAGTTGTCCCGGACCGCGGGAGCCGGACGAGGACCGGTGTGGCGCGCGGTGCTGATCGTCGCGGCGGCGCTGACGTTGTGGCTGCTGACCGTCCTGATGCTGGCGAAGCTCGGTGCCGGGTTCCGTGTCGAGTTGCCGGCGGACGTGCCCGGGACGGGTGAGGCCCCGCCAAGCACCGCGGGCGCGCCGGCCGCGCCCAGCGGACCGGCCAGTGGTGCGTCCGCCTATCTGCTGGCCGTTGCCACCTTGCTGCTGGCTCTGCTGTCCACAGCGGTCCTCGCCGCACGCGTCCGGCGCCCGCATCCCGCACCACCCGAGGCCATCGTGATTCCGGCGATGGCGGACGAACCGGACGCCGGCGAAAACCTGGTTCGGGCAGCGGAACTCGGCTTGGCCCGGATTGTCGATCCCAGTCGTGAGCCACGGGCGGCGATCATCGCGTGCTACGCGGTGATGGAACGCCACCTGGGCGCCGTTCCCGATGTCGCACCCCGCGCCTTCGACACCCCCACCGAAGTGCTGGCACGAGCCGTCGAACACCACGCCCTGCCCGCGGCCAACGCGACCCGGCTGGTGGAACTGTTCACCGAGGCACGCTTCAGCGCCCACCTGATGACCGAGCGCGATCGCGCTGATGCGATTACCGCCCTGCGGCGGGTTCTCGACGAGTTGCGGAATCCACGATGA
- the gnd gene encoding decarboxylating 6-phosphogluconate dehydrogenase — protein sequence MQLGMIGLGRMGANLVRRMVDGGHECVVYDHNADAVSALTTEPNTTGVSSLSELAAQLSVPRAVWVMVPAGAITTGVIEELACTLEAGDIVIDGGNSYYRDDIAHAKILADKGIHLLDCGTSGGVWGRERGYCLMVGGDRAAFDHVEPIFATVAPGVDAAPRTPGREGEIAQAEKGYLYCGPSGAGHFVKMVHNGIEYGMMASIAEGLNILHHANIGKQDQHGDAETAPLSNPEFYRYDIDIEQVTEVWRRGSVIGSWLLDLTASALQKSPQLEEFAGRVSDSGEGRWTVIAAIDEGVPAPVLTTALYARFASRQLFEFGAKVLSAMRKQFGGHDEKSG from the coding sequence ATGCAACTGGGGATGATCGGTCTGGGTCGAATGGGCGCCAATCTCGTTCGGCGCATGGTTGACGGCGGTCACGAATGCGTCGTCTACGACCACAACGCCGACGCGGTCAGCGCATTGACCACCGAGCCCAACACCACCGGGGTCTCGTCGTTGAGCGAACTCGCGGCGCAGCTGTCCGTGCCGCGGGCGGTGTGGGTGATGGTGCCCGCCGGTGCCATCACCACGGGGGTCATCGAAGAACTTGCTTGCACACTGGAAGCCGGCGACATCGTGATCGATGGCGGTAACTCGTACTACCGCGACGACATCGCGCACGCAAAGATATTGGCCGACAAAGGTATTCATCTGCTCGATTGCGGCACCAGCGGCGGGGTATGGGGTCGCGAACGGGGTTACTGCCTCATGGTCGGCGGGGATCGGGCAGCGTTCGACCATGTCGAGCCGATCTTCGCGACGGTGGCTCCTGGGGTGGACGCAGCCCCGCGCACCCCGGGACGCGAGGGCGAGATCGCGCAAGCCGAGAAAGGCTATCTGTACTGCGGTCCATCGGGAGCCGGGCACTTCGTGAAGATGGTGCACAACGGCATCGAGTACGGGATGATGGCCTCGATCGCCGAGGGGCTGAACATCCTGCACCACGCCAACATCGGCAAGCAGGACCAACACGGTGATGCCGAAACCGCGCCGTTGAGCAATCCCGAGTTCTATCGGTACGACATCGACATCGAGCAGGTCACCGAGGTCTGGCGGCGGGGCAGCGTAATCGGTTCCTGGCTGCTGGATCTCACCGCCAGCGCGCTGCAGAAGTCGCCGCAGTTGGAGGAATTCGCCGGCCGGGTCTCCGATTCCGGCGAAGGGCGATGGACCGTTATCGCCGCCATCGATGAGGGCGTCCCCGCGCCAGTGCTCACCACCGCGCTGTACGCGCGATTCGCCTCGCGCCAGCTGTTCGAGTTCGGCGCAAAGGTGCTCTCGGCCATGCGCAAGCAGTTCGGCGGGCACGACGAGAAGTCCGGGTGA